In the genome of Candidatus Bathyarchaeia archaeon, one region contains:
- a CDS encoding radical SAM protein: protein MKVLLVYPPDSYLAGEEYFVHRSPPLGLAYIAALLEKAGHDVEVIDCVIENWRQRIWEDDCYHVGLSWNEMRSRIKQVEPDIVGISCMFSCQFRNAQKTARLVKEVDPNIPVVVGGAHPSGAPSLVMKDPDFDFVIIGEGEYSMLSLVNCLEEGGSLDVVQGLVFRENDVLKINPRKHFPRDLDVLPFPARHLFPIKEYLVLSADYKMNGISAKRIPFTTMITSRGCPNRCVFCVIHKVWGRFWRARSPRNVVDEIELLVDKYKIREIHFQDDNLTLDKNRMRNICREILNRGVDISWTTPNGVHVNTLDEDLLQIMKRSGCYRLFLGIESGNPYILNSIVEKGLSLARVREVVKLIKRLDMETVGFFVLGLPGETKDTMKDTVEFAKSLDLDHAQFSIATPYPGTDLYDQCKSMGYLKNEDLSKLWVGCANISTDAFSSEDVQKVCDNAKREFELHKLVKHPRKLFSRNELRKICKYFLRDTRLQR, encoded by the coding sequence ATGAAAGTACTGCTAGTTTATCCACCTGACTCATATTTAGCAGGAGAAGAATATTTTGTTCATAGAAGCCCTCCATTAGGGCTTGCTTATATCGCAGCTCTACTCGAGAAGGCAGGTCATGATGTTGAAGTGATTGATTGTGTGATTGAAAATTGGAGACAACGGATTTGGGAAGATGATTGCTACCATGTCGGATTGTCGTGGAATGAGATGAGATCCCGGATCAAACAAGTAGAGCCTGACATTGTTGGTATATCATGCATGTTTTCCTGTCAGTTTCGCAACGCTCAAAAAACGGCGAGGTTAGTCAAAGAGGTGGATCCCAACATACCCGTAGTTGTGGGAGGCGCGCATCCTTCCGGGGCTCCATCATTGGTAATGAAAGACCCAGACTTTGATTTTGTCATAATCGGTGAGGGAGAATATTCGATGCTCTCCCTTGTAAATTGTCTTGAAGAGGGGGGTTCATTAGACGTTGTTCAGGGACTTGTTTTCAGAGAGAATGACGTGCTCAAAATTAATCCGAGGAAGCATTTTCCAAGAGACCTAGATGTATTACCATTTCCAGCGAGACATCTGTTTCCTATAAAGGAATATCTCGTTCTCTCTGCAGATTATAAGATGAACGGCATTTCTGCTAAGCGTATACCTTTCACGACGATGATCACTTCACGTGGATGCCCCAATCGGTGCGTTTTCTGCGTGATACATAAAGTGTGGGGACGTTTTTGGAGAGCTAGAAGCCCAAGAAACGTTGTGGACGAGATTGAACTCTTAGTCGACAAATATAAAATTCGAGAAATTCATTTTCAAGACGATAATCTCACCTTAGATAAGAATAGGATGAGAAACATCTGCAGAGAGATACTGAATAGAGGAGTAGACATTTCATGGACGACCCCAAATGGTGTACATGTAAATACGTTAGATGAAGATCTATTGCAGATTATGAAAAGATCGGGTTGTTACAGACTTTTTCTTGGAATAGAATCTGGCAATCCCTATATACTAAACAGCATAGTCGAGAAGGGATTATCCTTAGCTAGAGTTAGAGAAGTAGTAAAGCTCATAAAGCGATTGGACATGGAGACGGTTGGATTCTTTGTGCTCGGCCTTCCCGGCGAAACAAAGGATACCATGAAGGACACCGTCGAATTTGCCAAATCTTTAGATCTTGATCATGCTCAATTTTCCATCGCTACTCCTTATCCTGGCACAGACTTGTATGATCAATGCAAATCAATGGGCTATCTGAAAAATGAAGATTTGTCGAAATTATGGGTCGGATGCGCAAATATCAGCACAGATGCTTTTTCTTCAGAGGATGTCCAGAAAGTATGTGATAATGCTAAGCGAGAATTTGAATTGCATAAACTGGTGAAACACCCAAGGAAACTATTTAGTCGGAATGAACTGAGAAAGATATGCAAATATTTCTTAAGGGACACGCGTCTACAAAGATGA
- a CDS encoding glycosyltransferase family 4 protein has translation MEAGKMRVLLISEFYPPKISGIAQHVRRLALNLAKRGHEIQVLVSDPSHKAVENEENVEVVRTKHILSSFKWIFTDKEMCYVPPLPDFVLKKGIMKVIAAFGPDIVHVHGWPMYTVAALKKRFPRLPIISTFHDYGFFCPKQTSYNENERSICYQREPLVFRCVSCARNSHGLMKSFAIMSSMLAFRKLLGNLDQIVAVSDYLRNVTIEAGFNNVRVIPNFIDLNEMKKIEKTCFGNEGSFLTDILYVGALVPYKGVHVLLKAYKTLKNNLNFLPQLTLVGRSHLKWSFNISDSKVKMISNMPSDIVFSYMQHAKIVVVPSVWPEASSLVTLEAMTFKKPVIASAIGSLREFVQDRETGLLVPPNDHLELASAIKYLLEKPQRMKHMGIEGYNRVVKLFSAEKVVPQIEDLYKEVGE, from the coding sequence TTGGAGGCAGGAAAAATGCGTGTTTTGCTCATCTCGGAGTTTTATCCACCGAAGATCAGTGGTATTGCTCAACATGTGAGAAGACTTGCATTAAACCTTGCCAAAAGAGGTCATGAAATTCAAGTTCTGGTTTCGGACCCGTCTCACAAAGCTGTTGAAAACGAGGAAAATGTAGAGGTTGTGAGAACTAAGCATATTCTGTCCAGTTTTAAGTGGATCTTTACTGATAAGGAGATGTGCTATGTCCCCCCTCTACCTGACTTTGTTTTGAAGAAAGGTATTATGAAAGTTATTGCGGCCTTTGGTCCTGATATTGTTCATGTACATGGTTGGCCAATGTATACCGTGGCTGCTCTCAAGAAACGATTTCCGCGTTTACCAATTATTTCTACGTTTCATGATTATGGCTTCTTCTGCCCCAAGCAAACGAGTTACAATGAAAATGAGAGAAGTATATGCTACCAGAGAGAACCGCTAGTGTTTAGATGTGTGTCATGTGCTCGAAACAGTCATGGGTTAATGAAGTCGTTTGCCATAATGTCATCGATGTTAGCTTTTCGAAAATTGTTAGGCAATCTGGATCAAATAGTGGCTGTAAGCGATTACCTCCGTAATGTGACTATAGAGGCTGGTTTTAATAACGTTCGGGTAATTCCTAACTTTATTGATCTGAACGAAATGAAAAAGATTGAGAAAACATGTTTTGGCAATGAAGGATCTTTCTTGACTGATATCCTTTACGTGGGAGCGTTAGTGCCGTACAAGGGAGTACATGTCCTTCTGAAAGCATACAAAACTCTGAAGAATAATCTCAATTTTCTACCTCAATTAACCCTTGTTGGAAGATCACATCTGAAATGGTCTTTCAATATCTCGGATTCAAAAGTGAAGATGATCTCTAACATGCCTAGTGACATTGTTTTCTCCTACATGCAACATGCCAAGATTGTTGTAGTCCCGTCAGTTTGGCCTGAAGCTTCTTCTCTGGTCACTCTTGAGGCTATGACCTTCAAGAAACCAGTGATTGCTTCTGCGATAGGTAGCTTAAGAGAGTTTGTTCAAGATCGAGAGACGGGGTTGCTGGTTCCTCCAAATGATCATCTGGAATTAGCGAGCGCTATCAAATACTTGCTGGAAAAGCCGCAAAGAATGAAACACATGGGAATAGAAGGATATAATAGAGTAGTCAAATTGTTTTCCGCAGAAAAAGTTGTTCCTCAAATCGAGGATTTGTACAAAGAAGTTGGTGAGTGA
- a CDS encoding glycosyltransferase family 2 protein produces MEEAFDPLVSVILPTFRRDYFLPCVLKALASQSYKNFEVLVVLKPSGDNSEKVIQSQKKNLELRLFLQKQGYISRGFNIGLRNAKGSIIVFTEDDTIPPRDFIEKHVKEYTQNHNLGGLTGECVYFVNENLAARKTDCSVSRVFRQDKYRDIISNTFRSLGRPINWVLDRSTKGFENYDVGLSISGKIFGRPQTNKSKSINFWAGNMSFRREAIRELYVYEDSLNPYRFEAFLATVAVLRGFEVCEYNGCGPFNYHIFGDYASQVPRRGGDWFKVFQIKFEEYLLFYRIKRLGLKLSWFAFISRCMSNFIYFAIKLRDSKSYVGALLALILVHFYGIFVLMRRGFMYSSVFSDNFLRLLKPLRLSFKKS; encoded by the coding sequence ATGGAAGAAGCATTCGATCCGCTTGTTTCTGTCATTTTGCCTACGTTTAGAAGGGATTATTTTCTTCCATGTGTTTTGAAGGCGTTAGCTAGTCAAAGCTACAAGAACTTCGAGGTGTTAGTGGTTCTGAAACCAAGTGGCGACAATTCGGAAAAAGTCATCCAGAGCCAGAAGAAAAATCTTGAGCTAAGATTGTTCCTGCAGAAACAAGGCTACATCAGCAGAGGTTTCAATATCGGCTTAAGAAATGCCAAAGGCAGTATTATAGTTTTCACTGAGGATGATACTATTCCCCCCAGAGACTTCATAGAGAAGCACGTGAAAGAGTACACACAAAATCATAACCTAGGCGGGTTGACGGGTGAGTGTGTCTACTTTGTGAATGAGAATCTCGCAGCAAGGAAAACTGATTGTTCTGTAAGTAGGGTCTTCAGGCAAGATAAATACAGGGACATAATATCGAACACGTTCAGGAGCCTTGGCAGGCCTATTAACTGGGTGTTGGATCGGTCTACAAAGGGATTTGAAAACTACGATGTAGGGCTGAGCATAAGTGGGAAAATCTTTGGGCGTCCTCAGACTAACAAGAGCAAGTCGATAAATTTCTGGGCAGGAAATATGTCATTCAGAAGGGAAGCGATTCGCGAACTGTATGTATATGAGGACTCATTGAACCCGTATCGGTTTGAAGCTTTTCTGGCGACAGTCGCAGTCCTCAGAGGATTTGAAGTTTGCGAGTATAATGGTTGTGGGCCATTCAACTATCATATATTTGGAGATTATGCATCTCAGGTCCCAAGGCGCGGAGGGGATTGGTTCAAGGTCTTTCAGATAAAGTTTGAGGAGTACCTGTTATTCTACAGGATCAAGAGATTGGGTCTTAAACTGTCGTGGTTTGCCTTCATATCAAGATGCATGAGCAATTTCATTTACTTTGCGATCAAACTAAGAGATAGCAAATCATACGTAGGCGCTCTACTGGCTCTAATTCTTGTCCATTTCTACGGCATTTTTGTTCTGATGCGCCGGGGTTTCATGTATTCGAGCGTGTTTTCAGACAATTTCCTGAGGCTACTTAAGCCGCTAAGATTAAGTTTCAAGAAGAGTTAG
- a CDS encoding class I SAM-dependent methyltransferase, translating into MRSRVRKTWELLVKGIRKPQETLPYIRCRYIEKRVPFTFENVVCDWGAEGAGLPQFSARLYAEVLLLNKAIANYHAERSLEIGCGYGRLTPWIADHSSEHHAIEPESVLLAQAMKLHPSIRFHKVRAQELPFPNGYFDLCVSWTVLQHVYPKQLSKAVSEIKRVCGPRAIIILAEGVGQKESDKGYWERSLEEWRSLFLPWKLNWFSERKIEATFPSSAGLVMRFERTEVNPKKQA; encoded by the coding sequence TTGCGTTCGAGAGTAAGAAAAACTTGGGAATTGCTTGTCAAAGGCATTAGGAAACCTCAGGAAACACTTCCGTACATCAGGTGTAGATACATCGAAAAACGGGTTCCATTCACTTTCGAAAATGTCGTATGCGATTGGGGAGCAGAAGGAGCAGGATTACCACAATTTAGCGCCCGTTTGTATGCAGAAGTCCTTCTTCTAAACAAGGCAATTGCGAACTATCACGCAGAAAGGTCACTTGAAATTGGTTGTGGATATGGGCGTCTCACTCCATGGATCGCTGATCACTCTAGTGAACATCACGCAATTGAGCCGGAATCGGTTCTCCTCGCACAAGCGATGAAACTTCATCCAAGTATTCGCTTTCACAAGGTCAGAGCTCAAGAATTACCGTTTCCAAATGGTTACTTCGACCTGTGCGTAAGCTGGACGGTCCTCCAGCATGTATACCCAAAACAGCTGAGCAAAGCTGTCTCAGAAATAAAAAGGGTATGCGGACCAAGGGCGATCATAATCTTGGCTGAAGGGGTAGGGCAGAAAGAATCTGACAAAGGCTATTGGGAGCGATCACTCGAAGAGTGGAGGAGTCTATTCTTGCCTTGGAAACTAAATTGGTTCTCGGAACGAAAGATTGAAGCGACATTTCCAAGCAGCGCTGGATTAGTGATGCGCTTTGAGAGAACTGAAGTCAATCCAAAGAAGCAAGCATAG
- a CDS encoding glycosyltransferase family 4 protein, which yields MLSGLNNMNVIQVCPRFFPYNGGIETHVREISQRLIRSGFNVRIYTTDPSRKLPKRQIVDGLEISRFDSYTPRHIYFLAPRLYSALGKTTDADIIHAHGYPNFPALAAAVTKDKNGKPLVFTSHYGGYDIRTLGTSIWQQFAKRCYDFSIGQYICSKADAIVAVGRLEGKLLKQKFGLDERRINYIPNGLDAKRFEDSARNRARADRSVKSILYVGRLEKYKGVHYLIKSFARIKASMPNSQLLIVGSGLYKEKLIYLASSLGVQDSVKFLGGISQEYLTQLYFSSDVFVTLSQYESQSISLMEAMASGIPVIATRVRGIRDLIQHDMTGLLLNYPPEENALAEYIMYLLNNPHFSAKIGLGGRNMIFHEFSWDRTVRDLIKLYDLFS from the coding sequence ATGCTCAGCGGGTTGAACAACATGAATGTCATACAAGTTTGCCCTAGATTTTTTCCATATAATGGAGGAATAGAGACCCACGTAAGAGAGATATCTCAACGTCTCATTCGTTCAGGGTTTAACGTTAGAATATACACAACAGATCCTTCTCGTAAATTGCCAAAGAGGCAGATAGTCGACGGATTGGAAATATCGAGATTTGATTCTTACACGCCCAGACACATCTACTTTCTTGCACCCAGACTTTATTCAGCACTTGGAAAAACAACGGATGCCGACATAATTCATGCACACGGTTATCCTAATTTCCCTGCCCTAGCAGCAGCAGTCACTAAAGACAAAAATGGAAAGCCACTAGTGTTCACCTCACACTACGGAGGATATGATATACGTACCTTGGGTACAAGCATTTGGCAACAGTTTGCCAAAAGGTGCTATGATTTTTCAATAGGACAGTATATTTGTAGTAAGGCTGACGCTATTGTGGCAGTCGGAAGGCTCGAAGGAAAACTCTTGAAACAAAAATTCGGGTTAGATGAACGAAGGATTAACTATATTCCAAACGGATTAGATGCCAAGAGATTTGAAGACTCTGCAAGGAATCGTGCACGTGCAGATCGAAGCGTAAAGAGTATTTTGTATGTTGGCAGACTGGAAAAATACAAAGGAGTACACTACCTTATCAAATCGTTTGCAAGAATCAAGGCTTCTATGCCCAACTCTCAATTGCTGATCGTTGGAAGCGGTCTCTACAAGGAAAAGCTGATCTATCTGGCCAGTAGTCTTGGAGTTCAAGATTCCGTAAAATTCCTAGGGGGCATATCCCAAGAATACTTGACACAATTGTATTTTTCATCAGACGTGTTCGTTACGCTTTCTCAATATGAAAGTCAGTCGATCTCGTTGATGGAAGCTATGGCCAGCGGCATCCCCGTAATAGCGACGAGAGTAAGAGGCATACGCGACCTCATTCAACATGACATGACTGGACTTCTATTGAATTATCCACCCGAGGAGAATGCTCTAGCAGAATATATCATGTATTTGCTTAACAATCCTCATTTTTCAGCCAAAATAGGTCTAGGAGGCAGAAATATGATCTTCCATGAGTTCTCTTGGGATCGAACGGTTCGAGACCTTATCAAGCTTTACGACCTTTTTTCTTAG
- a CDS encoding FkbM family methyltransferase, whose translation MYNLHLSSVIELLGLKKTIIHYVKIDAQGSDLDVFKSLGKYARNVLFVQVESVVSRNQNIRLYERQSLFEEERPVFERAGFQLFHVQEYSRDASPEADVVYVNQRLFRDLLGEISRSCARTQSLRPRNLRFANSCDYQ comes from the coding sequence GTGTACAACCTGCATTTGAGTTCCGTTATAGAACTACTCGGTCTCAAGAAAACTATTATTCATTATGTAAAAATTGACGCTCAGGGAAGTGATCTTGATGTTTTCAAGAGTCTGGGAAAATATGCCCGCAACGTTCTCTTTGTTCAGGTAGAATCCGTTGTTTCTAGGAATCAAAACATTAGATTGTATGAACGTCAATCCCTTTTTGAAGAAGAGAGGCCCGTGTTTGAAAGAGCGGGCTTCCAACTCTTTCATGTTCAAGAGTATTCAAGAGACGCGAGTCCTGAAGCGGATGTCGTGTACGTCAACCAACGTTTATTTAGAGACTTACTTGGCGAAATTTCTCGTTCTTGCGCGCGCACCCAAAGCCTGCGGCCACGCAACCTGAGGTTTGCCAATTCTTGTGATTACCAGTGA
- a CDS encoding glycosyltransferase yields MYNSKTIALVHPSLNSFGGAEWLVISALRSLKREGYRTCLITLEKTKWNHVEKLCGRIPKVDYEIVYPHLSLPMTYEPKHWKWIERSLYRVFRSLKGENYLDLVINTHPETLYVDADILYVHDPHMLLQGIMPTKASKSPLVWIYQKSCRSILNKLREDFKVKTVLTNSSYGKAFLSENWAIDAVVVFPPVDVDLYKTILHAEHCEPWVVTISRFSPSKNLEMIPEIAAGVPGAKFFVLGSASQRDRHVLMELKTKSRDLCVEDRIVLMPDASLTEKLEIMQRAQVYLHTTLNEGFGIAIVEAMAAGLVPVVHKSGGPWIDIFEKKQEIYGYAFETAEEAAQDVTNILNSKALRQNLTEAVAERAQGFSVVRFRSRMASIVSELLSNSPQG; encoded by the coding sequence ATGTACAATTCTAAGACGATAGCGCTTGTTCATCCTAGTCTGAATTCGTTCGGAGGAGCGGAGTGGTTAGTCATATCAGCACTTCGATCTCTCAAAAGGGAGGGGTACAGAACATGCTTGATCACACTTGAAAAAACCAAATGGAATCACGTTGAAAAACTCTGCGGTCGCATACCGAAAGTAGATTATGAAATAGTATACCCTCATTTGAGCCTACCAATGACCTATGAACCTAAGCATTGGAAGTGGATTGAGAGATCCTTATACAGAGTTTTCAGATCTTTGAAAGGAGAGAACTATCTGGACCTTGTGATCAATACGCATCCAGAGACTCTTTATGTTGACGCTGACATACTCTATGTCCATGATCCCCACATGCTTTTGCAAGGAATAATGCCAACGAAAGCGTCGAAGAGCCCTCTAGTCTGGATTTACCAAAAATCTTGCCGTTCCATCTTGAACAAGCTAAGAGAAGATTTCAAGGTGAAGACGGTTTTGACTAATAGTAGCTACGGGAAAGCATTTTTGAGTGAAAACTGGGCTATTGATGCCGTGGTTGTTTTTCCGCCTGTGGACGTAGATTTGTACAAAACCATCTTACATGCAGAGCATTGTGAGCCTTGGGTAGTCACCATATCACGCTTTAGTCCTTCAAAGAACTTGGAAATGATACCCGAGATTGCAGCGGGGGTTCCGGGGGCAAAATTCTTCGTGTTGGGCTCTGCAAGTCAAAGAGACAGGCACGTGTTGATGGAGTTGAAGACAAAATCAAGAGACTTGTGTGTGGAGGATAGAATAGTCCTAATGCCCGACGCGTCGCTAACCGAGAAACTTGAGATTATGCAAAGGGCACAAGTGTATCTTCACACAACCCTAAATGAAGGCTTTGGGATAGCAATTGTTGAAGCAATGGCGGCCGGGCTAGTTCCAGTTGTTCACAAATCAGGGGGTCCATGGATTGATATCTTTGAAAAAAAACAAGAAATATACGGTTATGCTTTTGAGACCGCCGAAGAGGCGGCACAAGACGTCACCAATATTCTTAACAGCAAGGCTCTAAGGCAAAACCTCACTGAAGCAGTTGCGGAAAGAGCTCAGGGATTTTCTGTGGTCAGATTCAGAAGTAGGATGGCATCAATAGTGAGTGAGTTATTGAGCAATTCACCTCAGGGCTAA
- a CDS encoding NAD-dependent epimerase/dehydratase family protein, with amino-acid sequence MTGGAGFIGQHLIRWLVKERANIVVVDDFSTGKMENIPSRCEILKCNVSNAGIFKRMPHIDYVFHFGAPSSVILFNRNPKTAFRDTIIGFINILEWAKDAGIKKIIYPSSGSVYGRNPLPHSEECNPAPNNLYGIAKLNCEHIASHYSEVVPSIGLRIFAGYGPGEDHKGEIASVITLFLDSMIRGKKPTIYGDGEQMRDFVYIDDVVKSIEKSAERSVEGVVNVGSGRAYTFNSVVSLINEFLDKDITPTYIPKPVSYLENTLAAIGKMKHLLGVNPMNLETGLSKYLGNL; translated from the coding sequence GTGACTGGTGGAGCAGGGTTCATAGGTCAACATCTTATCAGATGGCTTGTGAAAGAAAGGGCAAATATTGTTGTCGTTGATGATTTCTCCACAGGGAAAATGGAGAATATACCTTCCAGATGTGAAATTCTGAAATGCAATGTTTCCAACGCAGGAATATTCAAGAGAATGCCGCACATTGATTACGTCTTCCATTTCGGAGCCCCTTCGTCTGTAATCTTGTTTAACCGAAACCCAAAAACTGCGTTTCGCGACACCATCATAGGATTCATAAACATACTCGAGTGGGCGAAAGATGCAGGAATCAAGAAAATAATCTATCCCTCATCAGGTAGTGTCTACGGAAGAAATCCTCTTCCTCATTCTGAAGAATGCAACCCAGCTCCAAATAATCTTTACGGCATAGCTAAGCTCAACTGTGAACATATAGCCAGTCATTATTCTGAGGTGGTTCCTTCTATTGGTCTTCGAATCTTTGCAGGTTATGGACCTGGTGAAGACCACAAAGGAGAGATCGCGAGTGTGATAACTCTGTTTTTGGATTCCATGATTAGGGGAAAGAAACCCACCATATACGGGGATGGGGAGCAAATGAGAGATTTCGTATACATAGACGATGTAGTCAAATCGATTGAGAAGTCTGCAGAAAGAAGCGTTGAAGGTGTAGTAAACGTAGGTTCTGGAAGAGCTTACACATTCAACTCAGTAGTTTCTTTGATTAATGAGTTTTTAGACAAAGATATTACCCCCACCTACATTCCCAAACCAGTAAGTTATTTGGAAAACACTCTTGCAGCCATAGGCAAGATGAAACATTTGCTAGGCGTCAATCCAATGAATCTGGAAACGGGTCTAAGTAAGTACCTAGGTAATCTCTGA
- a CDS encoding glycosyltransferase, with protein sequence MLKEISWPPVSVGLCVRNNEKTIANVLKSIFDSDYPHDEIEVIVVYGMCEDKTLDIIKRMSKTTQMSLKLFFDGGKGLARARQIVVENAQGKYIVWVDGDSAIPPNLIRNHVQLMESNSGIGVAYPHLLPKGKSVVARLEGYQWVLSSLVITDSVRRKGKLGIFGSVCRIEAIKEVGGFDASIKGAGEDVDLFIRIGAEGWDIVRNKETTVFHFMRDTWKSLWRESCWWGYSTPYLANKHKRYFPNFAQRVGLNLIYCVRVTIKSMMVTRDKVCLLMPVHFLFRRLGFLVGHMNAYKDIKKRALARNSLNK encoded by the coding sequence ATGCTGAAGGAAATTAGTTGGCCCCCGGTGAGCGTTGGACTCTGCGTAAGAAACAATGAAAAAACAATCGCCAACGTATTGAAAAGCATATTTGACTCAGACTATCCGCATGATGAAATCGAGGTAATCGTTGTTTACGGGATGTGCGAAGACAAAACACTGGATATCATAAAGAGGATGTCCAAAACTACCCAAATGTCATTAAAGTTGTTCTTCGATGGAGGTAAGGGTTTGGCTCGGGCGCGCCAAATAGTAGTAGAGAATGCTCAGGGAAAGTACATAGTGTGGGTTGACGGAGACAGTGCTATTCCTCCTAATCTTATTAGAAATCATGTTCAACTCATGGAATCCAACTCTGGTATTGGAGTCGCCTATCCGCATCTTCTGCCTAAAGGCAAGAGCGTTGTCGCAAGGCTTGAAGGATACCAATGGGTCCTGTCCTCTCTCGTGATAACTGACTCAGTTCGCCGTAAGGGCAAGCTTGGAATCTTTGGATCCGTATGCCGAATTGAAGCGATAAAAGAAGTGGGAGGATTCGACGCATCCATCAAGGGCGCAGGCGAGGATGTGGACCTATTTATTCGAATAGGAGCCGAAGGATGGGACATAGTCCGAAATAAAGAAACCACAGTATTCCATTTCATGAGAGATACGTGGAAGTCGTTATGGAGAGAATCTTGCTGGTGGGGGTATAGTACTCCTTATCTAGCAAACAAGCACAAACGTTATTTCCCGAATTTTGCGCAACGTGTCGGCCTGAACCTAATCTACTGCGTAAGAGTGACAATAAAATCCATGATGGTAACGAGGGACAAAGTGTGCCTATTGATGCCTGTTCACTTTCTTTTCAGGAGACTTGGTTTTCTTGTAGGGCACATGAATGCATATAAAGACATAAAGAAGCGCGCATTAGCTAGAAACAGTCTGAACAAGTGA
- a CDS encoding radical SAM protein, translating to MTFEVLFYARAFLLARLNDLAWKKDMARPNVVLINPPNPRNLVADRDAAGGFGVLRTKEQIAFPPLTLLYSASVLERRRFPLRVLDCSAMNYDEKKAIKNCCSFEPRVAVVLTSTPTFNLDCSFARQLKKQSEEITLIMIGPMVRVFPTKTLNLSGADFGVLGEPENVLPDLIGCIHAHKSLVSMKGLVFRRSEGLVSTGDAPLLKNLDALPYPAWHLLPYKRFFFTISSSRGCPYGCFYCPYVISQGLEYRFRSPENVVNEMRYLKERFGAKLIQFRDPTFSFLKERAKDICRLIMQKKVDVDWIVETRPETVDFELLGLLAKAGCCEMLLGVESGSKRILDSMGRLLPKFSADAYLDHVRKIVERARSLGVVPLAFFMLGLPEENWDTALATINFAKGLRTAVQFSIASPYPGTKFSEMANSEGLISDSDLSKMDTYTCSVVRTRYLSTEDLERIVRRANYEVRAQKGLETLARKNIRFLPMHFLHFLAVKDKVGFAKKGAYTITNLLKKKNRD from the coding sequence TTGACTTTTGAGGTATTGTTCTATGCGCGCGCATTCCTCTTAGCGCGCTTAAACGACTTAGCGTGGAAAAAAGACATGGCCAGGCCCAATGTAGTGTTGATAAATCCTCCAAATCCAAGAAACCTTGTTGCTGATAGAGATGCTGCAGGCGGATTTGGAGTTTTGCGGACAAAAGAGCAAATTGCATTCCCTCCATTGACGCTTCTATATAGTGCTTCGGTTTTGGAAAGACGCAGATTTCCCTTAAGAGTTCTTGACTGTAGCGCTATGAATTACGATGAGAAAAAGGCCATCAAAAATTGTTGCAGCTTTGAACCACGGGTTGCAGTAGTTTTAACGTCTACGCCGACTTTTAATCTAGATTGCAGTTTCGCAAGACAACTCAAGAAGCAAAGCGAAGAAATAACACTGATAATGATTGGACCGATGGTAAGAGTTTTTCCCACAAAAACACTAAATTTGTCCGGAGCAGATTTTGGCGTACTTGGTGAGCCAGAAAATGTCTTGCCCGATCTCATTGGTTGCATTCATGCTCATAAAAGTCTAGTGTCGATGAAAGGGCTAGTTTTTCGGCGCAGTGAAGGGTTGGTTTCAACAGGGGATGCTCCTTTATTAAAAAATCTCGATGCATTACCATATCCAGCTTGGCATCTTTTGCCTTACAAAAGGTTTTTCTTCACTATATCTTCAAGCAGAGGTTGTCCCTATGGCTGTTTCTATTGTCCTTATGTGATTAGTCAAGGGCTAGAATATCGTTTTAGGAGTCCTGAAAACGTAGTAAATGAAATGCGGTATCTCAAGGAACGTTTTGGTGCCAAGCTGATTCAGTTTAGAGATCCAACTTTTTCTTTTCTTAAAGAGCGTGCGAAGGATATCTGTAGACTCATTATGCAGAAGAAGGTAGATGTTGACTGGATTGTAGAAACAAGACCTGAGACTGTAGACTTTGAGCTTTTGGGGCTGTTGGCTAAGGCAGGCTGCTGTGAAATGCTTTTGGGAGTCGAGTCTGGTAGCAAAAGAATCTTAGACAGTATGGGTCGACTCCTCCCCAAATTTTCTGCTGACGCCTATTTGGATCATGTTCGAAAAATTGTTGAACGAGCAAGGAGTTTAGGTGTAGTTCCACTTGCTTTTTTTATGTTGGGGTTGCCTGAAGAGAATTGGGATACTGCGCTTGCAACGATTAATTTTGCAAAGGGGCTCAGAACCGCTGTTCAGTTTTCTATAGCATCTCCTTACCCTGGGACAAAATTCTCCGAAATGGCGAATAGTGAAGGACTAATTAGTGACAGTGATTTATCTAAAATGGATACCTACACTTGTTCTGTAGTTCGTACGCGATACCTAAGTACTGAAGACCTAGAGAGAATTGTGAGGCGAGCTAATTACGAGGTTCGTGCTCAGAAGGGACTGGAAACGTTGGCGAGAAAGAACATCAGATTCTTGCCTATGCATTTTCTTCATTTTCTTGCTGTAAAAGACAAGGTAGGCTTTGCAAAGAAAGGCGCGTATACAATTACGAACCTGTTAAAGAAGAAAAATCGTGATTGA